A single window of Rhodamnia argentea isolate NSW1041297 chromosome 5, ASM2092103v1, whole genome shotgun sequence DNA harbors:
- the LOC115756924 gene encoding uncharacterized protein LOC115756924, whose protein sequence is MASLQSSAMEYTLKNVASGTPGGIHFDNHIGFPYSLQTMMESMDFVWRLFRQEAHDDRKSITRVSLFVENMNAVAHISNGDIHISATHLGDFSGVAKARFTGIMYYAMGCVWQWDGTGQAPRGLVQGIADFVRLRSGYVPSHWAAPGQGNRWDQGYDVTARFLDYCESLRSGFVAELNKKMRTGYSNDYFVDLLGKSVDQLWNDYKAKYAN, encoded by the coding sequence ATGGCTTCCTTGCAATCCTCTGCGATGGAGTACACCTTGAAGAACGTAGCCAGCGGCACTCCTGGCGGCATCCATTTCGATAATCACATCGGGTTCCCGTACAGCTTGCAGACCATGATGGAATCCATGGATTTCGTTTGGAGGCTCTTCCGTCAGGAGGCCCACGACGATCGCAAGAGCATCACAAGAGTGAGCCTGTTCGTGGAGAACATGAACGCCGTAGCCCACATCAGCAACGGCGATATCCACATAAGCGCCACGCACCTCGGGGACTTCTCGGGGGTCGCCAAGGCACGGTTCACAGGGATCATGTACTACGCGATGGGGTGCGTGTGGCAGTGGGACGGGACCGGGCAGGCCCCCCGCGGGCTCGTTCAGGGGATCGCGGATTTCGTGAGGCTCCGGTCAGGGTACGTGCCGTCCCACTGGGCGGCGCCAGGCCAGGGCAATAGGTGGGACCAGGGTTACGACGTCACGGCGCGTTTTCTTGACTACTGCGAGAGCCTTAGGAGCGGGTTCGTGGCCGAACTGAACAAGAAGATGAGGACTGGTTATAGCAATGACTACTTTGTCGACCTGCTGGGCAAGAGCGTTGACCAGCTCTGGAACGACTACAAGGCTAAGTACGCTAACTAG